Proteins from a single region of Choristoneura fumiferana chromosome 27, NRCan_CFum_1, whole genome shotgun sequence:
- the LOC141443323 gene encoding uncharacterized protein: MSPFVVLALFAQACLIQSVMSQQCGCGQSSYQGNAGLNYGNIGVSSLSNAGFNQGSIGCSNYGGSGLSLGNIGLSNFGSNSGVSSQGSQVLSSVSSASYGSYGGVGTGQVGVAGDIGVGGNTVVVGSVPVLGSVDFSGTVPASGSVSISGQCGCGCQ; the protein is encoded by the exons ATGTCTCCCTTCGTCGTCCTCGCTCTGTTCGCCCAGGCTTGCCTGATCCag TCTGTGATGAGCCAGCAGTGCGGTTGCGGCCAGTCCTCCTATCAGGGCAATGCTGGACTCAACTACGGTAACATTGGTGTCTCCAGCCTGAGCAATGCTGGATTCAACCAGGGTAGCATTGGCTGCTCCAACTATGGTGGTTCTGGTCTTAGCCTGGGCAACATTGGCCTGTCCAACTTTGGCAGCAACAGTGGTGTGTCCAGCCAGGGCAGCCAGGTCCTCAGTTCGGTCAGCTCCGCGTCGTACGGCTCGTACGGCGGCGTGGGCACCGGGCAGGTGGGCGTGGCGGGCGACATCGGCGTGGGCGGGAACACCGTCGTCGTCGGCTCCGTGCCGGTGCTCGGCTCCGTCGACTTCAGCGGCACCGTGCCCGCCTCCGGCTCCGTCTCCATCTCCGGACAGTGTGGTTGCGGGTGCCAATAA